Below is a genomic region from Argiope bruennichi chromosome 3, qqArgBrue1.1, whole genome shotgun sequence.
CAATTTCTTTTATGactgtatttgaaataatatttttcagatccTCTTACGTTACATGTAACATTTTATCAGaactatttttgtattaataacttttttaagaaggcatataaatacttttaaggtacttttcttttttacatttttcatattgaCCTATAACTatgaaaagaaattccaaaagtatacatatttgtaaaatccattttaatttaattacttcatttattttgcaTGCTGTTCATGCTGAGTgccttcaaaattattataacttattttcaGCACTGAGAAGTTACTTCTCTGCAATTTCTTTCGATTTCTCAGGTACACTGTTACAACacagtacaaaaaataaaatgtaattttctacagaaaaaagtttggaaatttgagaattaattCAGTTCTAtgtctttttatcatatttttgatgtttattatttataagctgTGTCTATATATTCTTGTAGCAGTTTTgtgttgaatttttcttattaaattttttaatccctTTTATAATTTGCCTTGTGAGAGCAGATATGTTTTTCTGTATGTTaacgtttataaaatttttcataatgcttgtgtttattttttttaatatcatgttgcaaattaatataattccccccccccctttttttttttttaggctgGCATTGGGAACCATCAGAGAGACCGACTTTCAAAGACATCCATCTAACACTTGAAACAATGTTCCAAAATTCTAGTATAACTGAAGGTACTTGTAATTGCatgtaaattatatgaaataattttttaaagcttttgaaacAGTAATatagaagaattaattttgcTACAGTAGTTGATGATATTTGTCTTgttggaatatttttcatttatttttgaatcaaaatggaaaataatttaaaataaattttgaaccaacAACATTTTTATCACACATTGTGTGTATAACTTCTGTGATGAATTTTAATAAGCAGGAAAAAGACAAGTATATCCATCAATTTTAACTACTGGTGTaaaatatgtcttatttttatgataatatgattgtcttttgcaataattttttatcctATTCCAGAGGTTGAAAAACAGTTGGAGCAACAAACTCCACCttcttcatcatttaaaaagCATGGTGGCAGTAGTGGAAATATCCAGGCTTTAGCTGCAGAAGAAACTGAACAAGGTTAGTCTAGATagtctttgatttttattatgttttataatagaattatgGGGTTTATTgcaacttttttaacattttttatttgtttattttaatttgatcagtaaactttttatttaatttatttttttaaatgcaaatttttaattttcctcttCCTTTTGTACTTGATTAATATTACAGAAATGTTTCCagactaatttttaaattgttttaaaatagccttttcagttatatttttgatgaatgaaCTGTAtttgttgatatatttttgagatttatctCTAAGACAATGTATGTTTGATTAAAACCAAACTATAATATCTGTTATGTAACATACTGAGATATGTGGCTTTATTCATGGAATATTTTTCTGTATCTTGTATTTATCTTCAGAATCTTACTTCATCATTCATATTCAAGTTTTGTGTGCTGGTAAGGCTTTGTTATGAAcgtgaagtaatttttaattttttttttctttgttcaggAAATCGTACCACAGTACAATCTAAACAGCCTACTGTTTCTGTTGGTAAATCTACAATTGTACAGTTGAGACGCTCTGGTCCCCGTAGCAAAACTGCACCTGTTCCTCCTAAAAGAACAAGTTCCTTTCGTGATAGTACGTATCAAGATAAAATGGGAGAAGATGGATCTGAAGGCTCCAAAGAAGCTGTTAATGGATTGGAGAAggtgtttgaaaatataaataaagaattgcaaGATCTGAATAGCAGTGCTGGTGAGACTGAAAGTGATGTTCAAGAAAGAACTCCTGACACAGAAGATTCTGAAAGTCATACTGCAACTTCAGCTTTAAGTGTTCCAAATGCTGTACAGAACCAATCTCAACAACAAAAACTCAAAAAGACTAGAACTTACCCTCCAAACATTCAGCAACGCATGAAAGACAGTTCTCAGGTAGCTAGTAAAAGTCAACCAAAAAAGGTGCAGATAGCAGCTTTAGAAGTGCAGAATGTAAAAAGAGCAATAAACAGGTATGGCACCTTACCAAAAGGAGCTAGGATAGGTGCCTACTTAGAATCTTTACGGCAGCATGGTCTTCATGCTGGTTCTCAACCAGAGCCAGTTTTGGAAACTGAGTTGGACGTTCTCAAAGAAGTAAACTCAGATGCAATGTATTCTCATGCAATAGAACCATCTCATCATCAAAATAATTGCAGCAATGTAACACCCACTAACATTGATAATGCCCACTTGAACAGTTTGCGGCAAGGTTCAGACGTTTCTAGATACTTTTCTCATGGAGTTTTACAGCGACAAAAGTCAGATTTAACACATACAAAATCTAGTGAAGTATTTGAAACAGGTTCAATTCCAGAAACTCATCACATAGCGATTAAACCTGTTCCTTCTCCTAGATTGCCTCGCAATAAAAAAGCTGATCGTTATACTCTAAAAATGGGGAAATCTGAAGATAATAGTCATACCAGTAAAGAGCTTCGAGATATGAATGGTGATAATGGTGCATTATTTGGTGTAAGTTTAAAGCACAGAGATTCGATTGATGATGACAGACTAGCTAATAATCAATCTCCTCCACCTTTTGGCTGTGGTTTAGTCAGACGCACATTGAAAAAACGTCCTAAGGATCGACCGCCAAGTCCACCAAAACATCCTATTGTTAAAAGTGGCTCAATGGATGATCATTTAGgaagaacaaatgaaaaatctCCTATGTCAAATTCAGCTTCTGATCATCTTAATAGTCCTATCTCTTCTTTAGGCTCTAATGCAAATAGTCCACCACAGGGAAAAGACTCTAGAACTGGAAAAGATTCACAAATTGATAGTGATTACAAGACAAATAATGAAAATCCACCTCCTATATCGAATGCTTCAGATTTCAGACAAAATTTAAAGCCTGTTGCTAATTCAAGGTATAAAATGACTCCAGCTCCAGCCCCACCTGCAAATCCAGCTGCACAGCTAGTATCGGAACTTTTTGAGAGCTTGAAAATGAAAGCTCGTAAGAGGGCAGCAGAAATGGATGCTTCTCAAACTACTAATACATCCAACtataataatacagaaattacAAAACCATCTCCTACTGATCAATTGCCAAAAAATATACCAACGatcaacaaagaaaatattcagtGTGATAATCTGGATTCTTCTAGTGTTGTTCACAATCATGTGGTAGAAAATTGTAGCGAAATAGAAAAGAAgcgaaacatttattcaaaaccAGTTTTTGATAGGATGTGTGCTTCATTAGAAGAAGATAAATTAAAGGATCATGTTACTCCTCCTGTCCAAAGAACGAGTGTTTTATCTGATGGGGAAATCAAACATGAACATACAGAAATATCAAACCCTGATAAAGCAAACCTTGTTGAAAGTGAAGATGAAAATAAAAGGCATAGTTCTGGCAGTATTAGTAGTTTAAAGAAATTGTGGGAAAAGGAAACAGGTgggcataattttgaaaaatcatcagaaaattcaaagaaaatgtgTCCAAAAATTATGGCTCAACAACTAGAATCAAGAATGAAAAGAAGCTTCGAAATGCCTGAAACTTCTGATCAAAAGATAAGTAGTACACACTCTGATTCTGGCGAACCAGAGAAAAGTTCTAGGAACAATTTGGTGTCTTGGAAAAGTTCTCCTCCTTTACAACCTAAATCAAATTCTAATCTAGTTCGAGATAGTGGTACTAATGAGGTTAAAAAAGATgacttgaaaaatattgaaaatgcatcTGGGACATCAAAGTCTGAATCTCAGGAACATTCAAGTGATACTATAGCATCATCTGGGACACTTTCAAAACCACAAGTTCCGCAGAAACCACCTGTGAAAGGTTGTCGGCCAGTTGCTACGGTTGCACCTGTCACGAAACCAGCTAAACCAATTTTAAAACCACAGTTATTGCCTAAAAGTGGAATAAAAGGCTTAGAAAGTCCTACATCACAATCCAGCTCAGAACaatctaataaagaaaaatctattgaaaaaaatgataatgagaGTAATTCAAAATCTGAACTTGCAAATACCAAAGCATCAATAGTAGAAATTTCAAGTGcactagaaaataatataataggaCTTAGAAATGCTGCAAGCATAAGTAGCATGAGTATAATTCAATTGACTGATAAAGTACAACTTTTTCGTACTTCCTGCTCTGGATATGCTGAATATATCCCTCCGCATGGCAGGTTTCGTTTCCGTGAACTTTTATCGCGTCTTGAAAACCAAGGAGAACAACTAAGAACTTGCAATAGCAACAATAGTAGTGACAGTGCCAAGTTACTGTCAGATTTGCAAAATACAGTACATGACCTTGTTAATGTTGTACAGCGGTGAACATCCTTTTTGTACAGTGCTGCCTCTACTTTTTCATTGCCTCATTGTGCATTTGATGCTGAACAGGGAATAACGACTTGAAAAGACTCCTAGTCGTTAATTTTCTTGAACAAAATGAAAACCTGACATTGCAGAACTTGGAATTCCTTATCAACTATGTGTGTTCCTGGGCAAAATGTGTCTACTTTTGAAAATTTGGTAcagtaatttataaaacaatcgtttaaatttttatacctcatttttacattttttagtatCTTTTAGGTTGCATTTTCTATATTCTGagtatttattaaagttataaagGAGCATCTTCACACTGGAGTTTTGAACTTGCTACtgctctatttttaattaatgaatgaatgaactgCACTGGGGGCATATATTTAGGtttcataattctaatttaaatggtGAGATCTTTAAAATAGTTCTTTCAGAACTCTTTAAAAGATcccatctaaaaaatattaaagttcttggtcttttattttttcaaaaagttcttaaagaaaatgtatttttatgcatttacttGTTTTTACTCATGGAAAATATTGAAAGGTAATTATGACACTgaagcattttaaacaaatattttcaatagaggCAGCCCAGTCTTGTGgctcattaatttttcttatatttaatgaagaaaatccagaaatatgatttcttttatatcttttaatttagatcataataagtaaaataatttttgataaatatcctGGCTGTTAGGAATTAacaatttttgttgatatttttcttttatcaaaatattctggttgagaaaaatatttatattgaaatgtgtAATGTTTTTTCAGAGTGCCaacaataattcttaaaattaaaaaatatgcataaatagttattcattttaataacactCTGCAGCAAACTGGTTTACCTGTGAAAAATTAAGTATTCTTTTTGTTAAGATTactatatcttaaaataaaaatagaggaaactccttataaattattcatatttctcaCTAATTTTCAGTTTACATCGttagaataaatatatgttttaatgttatCTTAGCTAAATCTGTGATACTAGATGATACTgactcttttaattaaaaaaaattacttcaaataattttttaatgtgatgtttatttttattgcaaatagttgctttaaaattggaataattttccttattatattcataatattatcttcttttggtaaaaattaaagattttattctattaaatttaatacagatcttCCTTCCTTCCCTCTCTCTTCCCACAAAATTTTGGTTCATTCATTTCATGTAGATGACTATTTGCCCAcaaataacatacaaaaatactttttaaccaAATTAGTTTTGTTCagcatttgatttcaattaaattattcttataaattagaagctactatattaaaattttattgccatGGAAtgctttagtaaaatttttaccattccATAAAATATCTCTCAGGAAAAATACTTAGTGGCAGAGAGGCGGTATTCGATCTTCCTCTACACAAGATCGTAAATGATTCCTAGACTTTTGGAATTGGAAAAACGCAATcgttgtacattttttttatatattggcaaACAAATGGTTAGTATATCTCTTCCTGAACAAAACCATACATTTTacgtacttttttattttgtataagttCTTTTGTCTTcagtttatagatatttaatgagtttcttattttattttttaacctgaAATCATTTTTCACATCAAGATTCGaacattttaatattgcattaattcATTGTTAAAGAATTGCCCAAATGAAActcattgtatatttattttccaatcatAGTACTGTTGGtcattcatttgaaaatctttAGAAATGGTATTTACAGTTCTATTCTTATTGCAatgatactttttattaattcattcatcataaaataactaataataacaattttagaaatttcttaaacTTGAAAATTGGCAACAGATAGAGATCAATGTTGAAGTGTTAATTGTGtgtcaataaaatttgaatattcaagtattttgaattttttttattacatagtgttataaacaataaaattttataatatattttagatgtataTAATTTGATTTGTGTATATGTACattatgtttgtaaattttagagtagagtattgttttaatttttattaacataaatttttgtattatatatttgttttgtatcATACAAAGTTTTCCTGCTTtaagaaaatttgcttttaaattgcttattctggttgctttttatttatatatatttctcatttcataGAAGACAATACTTTCTTAGCAATGGACTGTGTGCATTTATTTCtgtgttcacttttttttttttttttttttttttttgcctgaaagtatttttgttaaaatcttttGCATTATATCCTAGTGATTTTATTTCTTGCTGATTCTGTGTCTGTTTTTTTATATTGACTTGAATGGAAACTATcagaaattaataacatttaatttttcaaaattacacacTAATTGGACTAGAAAGGAatggcatatttaaaaattattctgtgcCTGCTTTGCATAGATACTTTACGACTTttgcaaatgttttgaaatgtaaatttctttttatttatcataaagtacagtctttgaaatattcatcacatcacatgtattttaaaatatggcatACCAATAAATAATGCTAAGCATTCATATGTAATAAATTGAAGTAATTCACAATatctttttctgtttaaaagcttactcaattttaaaatagtttaatgtaTCGTGACAAAATGTCTACAACCTCTAAAAGTGATAAGTGAATTTTAATCAGCatgatatctaaaatattttttttttttttactaattgctAACATTCCGTTCTACCAAATGATGTTTGTGCTATATTTTTCAATGTCtcattttttcttatatgaaaactGTCCTTATTTAATGACATACACATATGCATTCTATTCTAAATTAAGTTAGATTCTGCTTggtaaatgcttttaaataatgatttatgtaTAATGAAGTATGTTTTTGTGTTGTCACCCAATGggctatctttttttaaatttagaattttttgacaaaaaatcaagttgattttcaattattatgcataaaatatgaagACACATGTTTTAAGTTTGAAGGccgaaagaatattttttgcaaagcagtattaattgtttgtttgatttatttgaatCAGTATTTCAGAAATATAGGAATGAATCTCATAAGTGGGAATAGTAGTTTGATACATCCATGTTCTTTATTATATGCAGAGTGAGCTTGGGTTTAGTCTGGGATGATGCTTATTAGACTTTACACCTAAAATCAATATACAGCTAAACCTGGTTAATATGTACCTAATaagaacttaataatttatttgaatcaacTTTTGATTTGTTTGCTGGTTTTTTAGTGCATTTAAAACACCCAAACCCATTGATTTAGACTTGTTAATTTCCATGTTCGGcttatcttataaaatttaatgtaatacattttcaaattaaatgctttctttaatgtattcaaaatcattttctatGCATCTAAAGTTGTTTTCttcaagttattttttgtaatttgaattgaGAATTGTGGTATTCTAAACTGacttatttttcatgaaaaatgtgCTTTAACAGGTACGATTGCTtgtggtataaaaattttattgtttaagtaTGTTTAATGATCTTTTTCTGAATTAGGGTATTTATAGCCATTTTAAATCTCACATgtcttattgttttattatatccTACAATATCACTTTCAGCAAAATATAGAAAACTTAGTCCAGTTGACTTGACAtcaataaaagttaaagaaaattatattttttttcctccttcaaatgtgtttatgaaaaaatttattaatcttcctattaaaaaatgtattttatttcgtttgattgtcaaaaaaagtatagaaattatGAATGACtgaattttgttatatatgtaGTCTTCTATTTAAAGTGCCAAAGTGCAAACTCGTTATTTCTGATGTCAAGAAATTACGTTGTTAATTTAAGCAAAATGTAGATAAATGAATATTatgttgttttaaatatagcttcaGAGCCATTTGTATGGCTGGtccataaataaatgaaaaggattTTATATAAGAATGGCTTGTCTTTGTTGCTGAAGAAATtagctttcttttttatatttaaataagtatactTGTTGTGACTGgcatctatttttttatacaaaaaagtagATTCCAAGTCATACAAATgttgtatatataattaattatattagtaaaTTGTACAATAAAGAATACTACTTGAAActtatgaatgtttttaaattagttatttaaatttttaaattggggAATTTTTATCAACCCATTTACATGTTCAGTATGCACCTGAATGCATAATTTTCCATTACTAATGCTTATTTTCAActattaaatacatttgtttgagaacacacaaaaaaaataagacaaaaattgataattacttttattgtaatcagattggtttaaaaatataaaataaatattcagtaaaaacacttctaccaatgaaaaaaaatttcatcttaatcaGATgaacattttttgacatttttaacgatattactgctttaaaaataaatattttcagaatagtttgtatttttattaatatttgacttTAATGTATGCTAgtagcatttcaataaattttcataaacagtCTCATATGTTTGAAGAGTACTGCTGCTAAATCAAATGTGTAGtgtaaaatcatttcttaatcaTAACTTTTCAGTTGCTTCTCAAAATATATTCTACTTCATATACTTGAGCAGatgttaagtatttatttttgttagtaaCCACTCATGTGGAATTTCAAACAATAGTGCATAATTATTGCTTAGATTTATAAATGGAGCAACATAACTAATTGAACAAATGTAAACAATATTAAAGTTGTGAAAGAAtgtaaattatagttttttaattataaaattgatcaTGTGACTGCTTGGATGTATGGTaatgtttcttgaaaaataaattattggtttTGACTCGCTATATAATAAAAGTGTCAGGTTCACTTCAAAAATTGAACTGTCctatgtaaaagtttttttataatcactttaTAGACATATGTAAAGTTTGATGCCTAaactaaaatgctttttaatgatatttttatgtgattatcattcaaaatcaaatgtaaataattggTCTACAATTcgatttagaaaattataattgtgtGAATATTTATACTAAGAGAAAACTGCAGCTTATATGCACTGAATATAAGTAAGAAATCTAAATAGCTTGAATGTTGAAGTGAATGTAAATTAACAGAATGAAGTGTCTGCTTCTGTATATGTTGTAGCTTGTGCTGATTTTCCATACTATGCTTTCATGGTGCTCATTACTGACCTAGTCATTGACTTTGCCATTAGAAGATTATAAATCATCTCTTATATCATCCTGTTATTGATTGAATGTATGCATGTTTGTGTATCTTTTGAGTtagtcaatataaaatatttctctaagaCAATAAACCTGTTTATATATAAATCTGttggtgtcttttttttttcacttgatatttaaaaattatagaatattaatgtatttagtttgattttttttttcagaaattaaatttgctgAACTTTTTgggtttttatgaaataaattaacaagTGAGATGAGATAAAAAGGCTTAAAATGTGGTGAAATATCAAAACCTGTCACATATTTAGATTGTTGAGGATCCTGTCATCGGTTTTGCATAATGTTCTCAAATAATTACGTTGATATGTCCTTAAAacaaatagtatattaaaaattacatagttCAAACTCAAAatgatgatttataaaatttttgaaaataagttatcCAAAGTTTAAATTGTGCTTCTTAATTATAACTCTgaaatttcattaacatattatttaatgaCTTTACAACAGCAGAAATTATTTCCAATAGTTTGAATAACATGTGTCTTAAAATATGAATGAGTATTCTGTGTCTCTAAGGCATTTATCTTTTTAGTTTGaatatctgaataaatattatatgaaagatAGTCAAAATTtgcaggaaataaaaaatatattaatcgcaTCGAAAATCTTGAAccatctgaaattttaaatatagaaaaataatgtacagtacactttaaataattcaatataacacaaatatttattattagaaaaactcctttaaaaaatgttacaatattgactgatacaaaaatattccataaatgtACAATACTTATGTGATCAAAACAAACAGATGAGTGACATAAACACAAGTTTATTTACAAAACAATTCATCTAAACAATATACAACACTTAATCCTAaataaacatgaaagaaaataacacacttctaataggaaaaaaatagtgaaatgccaaaaaaaaaaatgacagtttgAAATCTGCAGTTTGGTAGAAATGTATTTGTTAAGGTTTGTCTCAATGaagggttaaaatattttgtatcacaGAAAAACACCttcatattgcagaaataattaatgaacatgtATTTAAGAACTATGTATCCAAATCAATAAAACTGAAAACTAAACAGAAAGCTTGAAAGGCTGGCAGTGTTTTTCCTACCATAATGATAGCTTTGatgagaatataaatgaattagaatAAGTAAATTCACCAATAATGCCATCATTCACatttaaaaacatgcaaatgATTATGAAAAGGCTGACAAATTGTGAACTAATGTAGTAAAGGTTTGTGCTCAGCTTTTTATTATTAGATGACATATACTTGCGCATTATctcattaataaatgtttatttaacaaatttttttaaaaaatgatatttttacgttgattgaaaatttcttctggttcttattttatttcagtaaaaattgctAACcacacaaatacatttttaaaaaggatcCTTCACTCAGCAATGCATTAAAGGTGAACTATGTCAGtatattgtttattcttttagctcccatttaattttaaattattacaatgtgTTAAGAGAAATAACTAATCAACCAGTGACAGTTCCTGAAAATTGACAAAAATGTTTGTTTGGCATTATTGATGCAATATGAAATTaggtatagaaaaaaatgtaaataaatttttgctcttTAGATCCTTTTATACAATCCTAATTATACAAAAGGATCTTGATATACAAATCAGAACAATTTTAAACCTTACATCATTTTATGGTcatttttaaggtttaaaaaaataggatgagaacaatatgtattatttaaatgatgGTGAAAAagggttataaaataaaaagacagaTACTCTTTCTAGttattaagcattaaaatgtCCATATGCATTGATGTGGACTTTCTTAGCTggtttgttgcaaaaaaaaaaactgaagtaatAAATACAATCAGAAATGTGAACTTCAATCTGTCTTGCACTTGAGTTGTTAGTAGAAACTAACTGGAGATTTCACTCCCCGTAATTCTTCGCTGAGCATGTAAGAAAacattatgtattaataaatctgtctgtccgtctaCGCATAAGAACTACAGAATCTTTTATTTCGGGATATTCTGGGTGCTGCCAGTTAGGATAGTAATGAGTAAAAGATGCTCTTCTTTTCCTTCTACTTTGATCCaaacgttttgaaattattttctcaagGTTAAGGAATGGCAGCTCAAATGTAATAGAGAAAAGGAAGGCTAAACCAAATGTGACACATAAATGACCAAAGTAAAgataaacctgaaaaaaaaattttattttttatataaatttttcattgatttgcaatcaatatatgttattttctattaaatcagTCACTTacctaagaaaaaaaaacatttttttaaatcgtatttcaGTTATTTGATGAATGTAACAGTTTTACATTTGCAagaagcttttaattaatttacaacttaattttgaatatttttagccATTTGTTATTACTGTTCCAGCTTGTTGCCATCTATTTTTCAGTTATACAGATCAGTCATCGgctttcattatataatttatagtaaaatttttgcatCTTCTATGTAATATCGTTACTTGTCATGAATCAGTACTTCAGTTTGTTTaagttttagttatttattaataattattctttgttaACAAGAGTTAGTCTTTGGAATTAGTATCAGCTGTTATGTTCATccaataatcatatttaaatattcctcaAAGTGGATCTTTCCTACACAGAATTGTGAACTAGACAGTTTCAGTCATAGCAACATCACAAAACTACATGctgatatcttaaaaatataaaccatATTTGAATAATAGTCTCTTACAGATTCAGTAagtataaatttgttttgtttatatttaaatgataactgctaaatttattcatttcacttttaatttaaatttataaatactactGCTCAgtgtaaatctaaaaataaaacaaaaaatttttttatattaatttcaaaaaaattacttaccaCAACATACTGACTAAAATAAAATGGACTTCTAACATAACTGGCATACAGATACATTAGTAGAGG
It encodes:
- the LOC129963230 gene encoding tyrosine-protein kinase Abl-like isoform X3, whose amino-acid sequence is MRLTDMLWFYLKRSVLSGKMKTKNRKPACFSTEALLQSRPLPEIPGLLDDSAASLPLSVETASRWMSKENLLLQEDADPQVFVALYDFQSGGENQLSLKKGEQVRVLSYNRTGEWCEAQSRTGQVGWVPSNYITPVNSLEKHSWYHGPISRNTAEYLLSSGINGSFLVRESESSPGQRSISLRYEGRVYHYRISEDTDGKVFVTSECRFNTLAELVHHHSMHADGLITLLLYPAPKRNKPAVFALSPEPDEWEIDRTDIVMKHKLGGGQYGDVYEAIWKRYNVTVAVKTLKEDTMALKDFLEEAAIMKEMKHPNLVQLLGVCTREPPFYIITEFMPCGNLLDYLRNANREEINAVVLMYMATQIASAMSYLESHSFIHRDLAARNCLVGENHLVKVADFGLARLMRDDTYTAHAGAKFPIKWTAPEGLAYNKFSTKSDVWAFGILLWEIATYGMSPYPGVDLTDVYHMLESGYRMECPPGCPPRVYELMRQCWHWEPSERPTFKDIHLTLETMFQNSSITEEVEKQLEQQTPPSSSFKKHGGSSGNIQALAAEETEQGNRTTVQSKQPTVSVGKSTIVQLRRSGPRSKTAPVPPKRTSSFRDSTYQDKMGEDGSEGSKEAVNGLEKVFENINKELQDLNSSAGETESDVQERTPDTEDSESHTATSALSVPNAVQNQSQQQKLKKTRTYPPNIQQRMKDSSQVASKSQPKKVQIAALEVQNVKRAINRYGTLPKGARIGAYLESLRQHGLHAGSQPEPVLETELDVLKEVNSDAMYSHAIEPSHHQNNCSNVTPTNIDNAHLNSLRQGSDVSRYFSHGVLQRQKSDLTHTKSSEVFETGSIPETHHIAIKPVPSPRLPRNKKADRYTLKMGKSEDNSHTSKELRDMNGDNGALFGVSLKHRDSIDDDRLANNQSPPPFGCGLVRRTLKKRPKDRPPSPPKHPIVKSGSMDDHLGRTNEKSPMSNSASDHLNSPISSLGSNANSPPQGKDSRTGKDSQIDSDYKTNNENPPPISNASDFRQNLKPVANSRYKMTPAPAPPANPAAQLVSELFESLKMKARKRAAEMDASQTTNTSNYNNTEITKPSPTDQLPKNIPTINKENIQCDNLDSSSVVHNHVVENCSEIEKKRNIYSKPVFDRMCASLEEDKLKDHVTPPVQRTSVLSDGEIKHEHTEISNPDKANLVESEDENKRHSSGSISSLKKLWEKETGGHNFEKSSENSKKMCPKIMAQQLESRMKRSFEMPETSDQKISSTHSDSGEPEKSSRNNLVSWKSSPPLQPKSNSNLVRDSGTNEVKKDDLKNIENASGTSKSESQEHSSDTIASSGTLSKPQVPQKPPVKGCRPVATVAPVTKPAKPILKPQLLPKSGIKGLESPTSQSSSEQSNKEKSIEKNDNESNSKSELANTKASIVEISSALENNIIGLRNAASISSMSIIQLTDKVQLFRTSCSGYAEYIPPHGRFRFRELLSRLENQGEQLRTCNSNNSSDSAKLLSDLQNTVHDLVNVVQR